CCTCCCACATTTCCCTCGGGTTAAGCTCGTAAATGTCCTGCTCCCGGTACATGAAGGCGTGCATAATCAATTCCCGCCGGATGGTGGCGAAATCGGGGTGGAATTGAAGAATGAATTCGTTGATTTCCTTCTCCGTATACGATTTGCCCGGCTCAAGCTTCCCGGCGAGATGCTCCAGCACAATCAGCTTCTTCTTCAGCTGCACCGGGATATGCTTCAGCCTTCCTTCGGCGGTGAAGAAATTGCGGATCACCGACTGCTGCAGCTTGGCGCCCAAAGGTTCCATGGCGTCCTCCTTTCCTTCGCTTGCTGCGGACTGCGTAATCAACGTCTCCAGTGCCCGCGAATACTGGGTTAAAAAATAACGGTTCAGCGTAAAAAAAATGGCGTTTTTGTCCCGTCTTTCGTTAATCAACCCGACGGTGCGCAGCTTGGCCGCATGATGGGTAATTGTGGCGGGGGACAGGCACAGCCGGTTAGCCAGCTCCAGCCCGGTAAGCTCCCCTTTGGCCAGCAAAATGAGCATCCGCACCCGGGTCGGATCGGCCAACGCCTTATGGTAATGAACGATTTTGTCGAGCTGCATGGCTGAACGCCCTCCGTTATTTGATGTTCATTTAATTAGATATTAATCTAATCCAAAGCGCGTGTCAAACGAAAAATAGGGACCCGGCCGTCGCAACCAGCCGGAATCCCTATCCCTTCACAAACGCATTCAATTGTTACCTGCACACTCCATTCTTACAACTCGCGTTGCTCATTTCAAACCGAAGACGTCGTCCGACTGCGGGTTCCCGCATGTCCCGAAAGCCAACTTCCTACTGGCTTACTCCTTTCCATTCCGAATTATAGGAACACGCTTCGCTTACCTGCTTCATTGGACTATCCCCTTCCGGTGAGGTCATATCATTCGGCAAAGGAATGATATGGTTATAGTGTACAAGCCCACCTGCAGTTTTGTAAATATTCAGAAAAATCAATTAAATGTAGTTGAAAGCGCTTTTACGCCTTAAATCTCCTTTATTCTCGTTTTTATTTACAATTTCGCAAAAATTGAAGACCAGATATCCCGGATCGTCATGCATAAGCGGCAGTGAAAAAAGATTGACACATTGAGTAAAGTGAACTATATTATAACCGACGGTTACTAACCAATGGTTATAATAGATGAAGGCGGTGTAGGCAGCATGAAAGCGGAGCGTGTATCGGAACATATTTGGAGCCTGAGAACGTGGATAATCATCCCCATCCGCGTATGGATCGTCGTGGAAGAGGACGGCGTGGTGCTGGTCGATGCAGGGATCGGCGCCATGGCCCGGGGAATTCTCGCGTTTATCGATAAGCTGGACGCCGGCCCGCTTAAAGCGATCGTATTGACGCACGGGCACTCCGATCATACCGGATCGGTGAAGGCGATTTTGCGGAACAGGCAGGTCCCGGTTTACGCGGACGGCATCGAGCTGCCGTACATGGAAGGCGAGCAGCCCTATCCCCGCCGCAAGAAAGCGGTCCCGTTCCTGCCGAAGGGCATCGCCCGTCCGCTTCCGGAAGCGGGAGGCGAGCCGGCGCCGTTCGGTTCGCTGACGCCTTTCCGGACGCCGGGGCATTCGCCCGGCCATGTCGCTTACTACCACGAACGGGACGGAGTGCTGCTGGCCGGCGACCTGTTCACCTCGAAGCGGGGCCGGCTGCAGCGGCCGATGCCGATGTTCACGGCCGATATGGCGGATGCGGTTCGCAGCGGCGCGATCGTGAAGAAGCTCCGCCCGGCCAGCGTCGAAATTTGCCACGGCGGACCGGTCCTTCACCCCGCGGAGCAGTACGACGCGTACGCGCGGAAGGCAGGGACTGTAAATAACGGATTGAGCCTATGACTCGTGTTCGTATATAATGTCTATATACAAGGGAGGCGGTAGGAATGGCAAAGCATTTTGCCGGAATAAGAAGCTCCTCATGCAAAGCCTGATATAGGGGCGATAACTTTGCATGGGGCCGACGATTCGTCGCCCGATACAAGCGAATATCGTTTCTGATAACGGGCTTTGCGCGTTGTTTTCTCCATCAAGCCAAAGGAGCTGACAAGCGATGTGCAAACCGTTTATTAGAAACCATCACTATAACCTGATCAAGAAGCAGGCCGGACTGCTGCAGCATGCCTGCAGCACGGTGTCCGATCCGAAAGTCGTGGAATCGGTACGATACGGCGTGCTGGCTAAAATCGCCGAGGCGTTCCCGGATGCGTCGGACGCGCAGATGAGGAAGCTGGAGAAGCTGGCGGAGCTGAATTCGGCTGCGGAATTCCAGGCGTATTTGAAGGCGCTCGAGCCGGATGTGCTGGAGTTTGCCGAAACGACCGAGCGGCAGCTGAAAAAGCTGTTCCCGAAAATCAAAAAGCTGAAGACGCCCGCTTTGACCGGCATCGACCGCAGCTTTCTGACCTATCTCGGCTGGACCGATATTGCGGCGAATAAAATGTACCTCGTCTACGAGCTGCACGGCCGGCTCGTCGGCATCGAGGGGAGATTTACGCCGGTGGGCAGGAAAGGCGTCTGCTTTCTGTGCAGCAAGCACGAAGAGATCGCGCTGTTCTCGGCAACGACGAAATGGAAGCCGGCAGGCGCCTCGCCCGATTATTATAAGGCCATCGGGAATTATCTCTGCGCGAACAGCCGCGCATGCAACCGCAACATTACCGATGTCGCCGCATTGGAGAAGTTTATGCAGGACGTTTTAGGGCAGCGCCAATAGACGAAATGGCAGGGAGCATCTGCAGCCGCTTGACAAGAAGCGGAGCGGATGCTCCTTTTTGCTGTGGCCCGGGATATTGAAGCGGAGGGGTACGGCTGCGGTCGCCGGCGGAAAGCAGGCTCATGCCCGCGTTTATGGCTGCCCTCGTTTGGCAAATCCTCCGCTCTGCGCACGTTAGAGAAGCCGGGTTTGAAAGGGAATTTTGGCAGTTTGGCGAATACTTCCATATTAAGGGCAGGTGATATCATACAAGTCATACTTGAGAACACCAATACGCAAAGAAAGGCGGAGTTTTAATGGGGTAACGAAATTTTTGGAAATCGGGCTTATCGACGACGAGTTCCCGATACGGGTCGTCCATACGGGGTCCCGCTTTCATTTCGGCGCGCATTGGCACGAGGAAGTCGAGCTTGTCTACGTTTCGGAGGACCGGGGAAGGGTCGGCGTCAACAGCCGGACCTACGAATTAAGCAAAGGCGACCTGCTCCTGATCAAGCCGGGAGACATTCACTCCTTCCTCCCGGGGACGGGCGAGCTGATCATCGTGGTGTTCCGGCTGCGCTATCTGGCCTGCGGCTTCACCGCCGAACGGGACCTTCAGGATCTGCACCGGCTGTTCGCCAAAACGGCCGTCGTTCCGGCCGAACAGGCTGGACAGGCGAAGCTGTCGGATATTATGAAAGCGATATTATTGGAAAACGAAACGCGCGAAG
This genomic window from Paenibacillus humicola contains:
- a CDS encoding metalloregulator ArsR/SmtB family transcription factor, with amino-acid sequence MQLDKIVHYHKALADPTRVRMLILLAKGELTGLELANRLCLSPATITHHAAKLRTVGLINERRDKNAIFFTLNRYFLTQYSRALETLITQSAASEGKEDAMEPLGAKLQQSVIRNFFTAEGRLKHIPVQLKKKLIVLEHLAGKLEPGKSYTEKEINEFILQFHPDFATIRRELIMHAFMYREQDIYELNPREMWEDWEKLS
- a CDS encoding MBL fold metallo-hydrolase, yielding MKAERVSEHIWSLRTWIIIPIRVWIVVEEDGVVLVDAGIGAMARGILAFIDKLDAGPLKAIVLTHGHSDHTGSVKAILRNRQVPVYADGIELPYMEGEQPYPRRKKAVPFLPKGIARPLPEAGGEPAPFGSLTPFRTPGHSPGHVAYYHERDGVLLAGDLFTSKRGRLQRPMPMFTADMADAVRSGAIVKKLRPASVEICHGGPVLHPAEQYDAYARKAGTVNNGLSL
- a CDS encoding FusB/FusC family EF-G-binding protein, with protein sequence MCKPFIRNHHYNLIKKQAGLLQHACSTVSDPKVVESVRYGVLAKIAEAFPDASDAQMRKLEKLAELNSAAEFQAYLKALEPDVLEFAETTERQLKKLFPKIKKLKTPALTGIDRSFLTYLGWTDIAANKMYLVYELHGRLVGIEGRFTPVGRKGVCFLCSKHEEIALFSATTKWKPAGASPDYYKAIGNYLCANSRACNRNITDVAALEKFMQDVLGQRQ